TTCTGGTGGGCCGTCGTGTGGTAGCAGAGATCCCACCCGGCGTTCGACAGCTCGCGGAGCTGGAGCCCCGAGAGCCGCGACGGCCGGCCGACGTGGTTCAGGACGACCGCCTCGATGGCCGGATAGCCGTACTCCCGGAGTACGGGGAAGTACTCCGTGTAGTGGTGCTCGTGGGTGTCGTCGAACCGGAAGATCAGCTTCCCGCGATCGGGCCGGGGGTGCGCGCGGACGTCGTCGAGCCAGAAGCGCACGAGGCGGTCGCCGGGGTTCATCGAGAGGACCAGCGCCCGGACGTCCGAGAGATCCGGCGATCCCTTCGTCCGCGTCGGCGCGACGTCGAACCGCTGCCACCCGGCGTTCTTCAGCCCGAGATACGGATGTTCGAACCGGATCCAGTTGTCGCGGTCCGGCGCGAGCGCGGTCACGTAGAGCGTCGGCTCGACGTCGTCCGGTTCGTGGAAGTACGCCGCGAACGAGAGCGTCGCGTCCGAGAGGTCGATCGGGTCGTCACTGTAGTCGCCGGTCAGGGCGACGCGACCCCGGGCCTCGTAGCGTAGCGACCGCGGCCCGTCGAAGTAGATCCGATCGTCGGCGGCGACCTCCTCCCCGGACCAGCGCGAGAGGTCGCGCATGTCGTCGACGAGTCGACCGCCGGCGACGAACCGCCCGAGGTACTCCGGGCTGACGCCGCGGGGGCCGGGACCCGGCTCCGGAAGCGGCTTCGCGTCGTCCCGCTCCCCGTTGCGTCTCCGCGGCGTCGCCGTCTCGTTCCGTCGCCGCACGGGGGCCCCCGACGGCGGCGATTCCGTAGCGGATGGCGCGCTGCACCCCGCTCCGATCGCGATCGCGCCCGACGCCAGGAACGCACGACGTGTCGCACTTCGAGGATCGTCCGTCATCTATAATTCAGATTTATATCTATTGTATAAATAACGTACTACTTCGAGAACTGTCCGGGCGAGCGGTCGCCGTCCTGCCGAACCGGCGCGGAACGAGGGGACGAGGAACCGCCCGCCCTCGAGCGGTCGACCGGATCGACGACCAGGGACTCCCCCGGAGCGGGTGCCATATCGAGCGCACCGTTCCGGGTATATTCCAGAATTATTGAGAGATAAAAAAGTGGCGAGAATCCACGACCGCGGACGACGAACTCCTCATCGGACGGCACCGAAGGTGACGGGGGCGTCGAACGCGGAGCCGACGCTCCTCCGGGCGGTCGGCGGGGCGACGGTCGCCGTTACTCCTCGGAGATGTACTCCTTCCGGTAGCCCCTGAACTCGGTGCGGTGGGCCTCCTCGTCGGTGAGGATCGTGACGGCCAGGTCCTCGGTCACCGGATCGTCGTCCTCGCGGGCGGCCGAGACGAGCGACCGGTACGTCTCGATGGCGTCCTCCTCGGCGTCGAGGACGCCCTCGATCACGCCGATGACGTTCGTCGTGTCCTCCGGGGGCTGGAGGCTGTGCTGGCGGGCTTCGAAGCTCTCCGATCCGGGCAGGCGCTCGTCGAGTTGCTTCAACCGCTCGCCGATCATCTGCGCGTGCGAGAGTTCCTCCTGGATGTCCGCTTGCAGGGAGTCCTTGATCTCCTCCGCGCGGACCCCGTCGAGCACGATGGAGTTCGTCAGGTAGTTCATCACCGTCTCGAGTTCGTCCGTGTACGCTTTCCGGAGTAGCTCGGTCACCTCTTCGCCGGTCATGTCAGTCGGTAGGACCGCCGGCGTAATAGTGTCCCGGCTGGCGTGCGCTACCGGGTTTTCACGCGGGTGGTTCGATCACCGGACGCCGTCCGGGCGGGTAACTGCGTATCGATGGGTGACGGTAGGGCGAGGGAGACGCGTCGCGGGGTGAACTGAACGTTTACACTGATTAGTATAACTGACTCATAATACCTCGCTCCGTCCCTCGACGGTCGATCGAAGTCGAACCGCCGCGTCGCGATCCGTCGATCACGCGCTCGCCGCCGCACTCGACGTAGCGGCGGCCGTCGAACTCGTGTGAGCGCCGGGTGGTGCAGCCGACGGTCCGCCGTCTACGTCGCGGCATATGCAGTGGTTAACTCGACGGTGGGCGGTGAGAGATCGCCGGTACTCTCGGCCGTCGACGCGTCGTCGATGGGTCGCTGGACGTGACTGGGAGGCACGCTCGCGGGGGAAGCGTCGCTCGTCGTCGAGCGCCCCGAAAAAACGGACACAGGTGGGGATGATACCCGGCATCGTGGGGAACGCCGAGCGGAATCCGCGGACGGATCGTTCGATCCGTCCGGGACCCGATGATACGTACAGCATCGATTAACAAAAGTAGAACCCGACTACCCGTATACTTTCGAAGAGTTATATTTGGAATTAACGCGTTGGACGCGATCCGAGGTGGAGGGACGGCCCGGGGGACGAGTACGTGAGGGGAACGTACGGATCGACGAGTCGGGTGAGTATCCGAGAGTCGCCGCTCTCTGTGCGTGCTCCCGCTGTCTTCGATCCTCGGGCGGTACGCCGAAGGGTCCGCCGACCGGACCGGCCACAATTAATTATGCCACCCTTACGGAATTATGATCGTTACTTACCTTTCTGTTGATAACTACTAACTACAAGGGTGCCCGTCGAGGACCGATTTGGGGCGCACGGCTTCCGGTCGACGGGCCACAGGTGGGGACCTGGTGCGCTCCCGCGGCGACCGACGATTTTCCGGCTGTATCGCGGACGAGCGATCCCGCCACCTTGCCACGATCGTCGAACGCGTCCTCTCGGTCAGCCGCGCGTCTCAGGCGGCCGAGGACGCCGAACTCTCGAAGGGGAGGTAGTTGTCCTCCCAGTCCTGTCGGGCGGTCAGGGCCTCGTGTCCCTCCCCGGAGAGTTCGTAGTAGTTCGTTCGGCGGTCGATCTCCCCCTTGTCGACGTACGATCGGTTGACGAGCGTGTCGAGGTTGGGATAGAGCCGTCCGTGCGTGATCTCGCGGCCGGTCGCCGCCTCCAGTTCCTGTTTGATCTGCTGACCGGACGGTCGATCCAACCCCGCGATCACGTACAGCAGGTCCCGCTGGAACCCGGTGAGGTCGAAGAGTGTCATCACGTCGGCCCTTCGAAGTGATGGAGTATTGTTAGTCCGTCTCTCGTGAAACATCAGTGACTGTTCCACTGACGGTTGCGCGATACAACAGTTCCGAACAGACTACGTTCTCGGCCTCGTGGTGACTCGTCCGATCCGCGTCGCTAAATACTGGTAGTGAGACGATATTCGTATCACGGAGACATAACTATACGAACGATAGTACGTTCGTCCTGTGGACGCCGGTGGCGGTCCTCGAGCCCGGAGGGGCGCTCAGAGGTCGAACCGGGCCGCGGCCGTCTCCATGTCCTTGTCCCCGCGACCGGAGAGGTTCACGAGGATCGCGTCGTGCTCGCCCGTCTCGGCCAGTCGGATGGCCCGCGCCACGGCGTGGCTGGATTCGAGCGCCGGGATGATCCCCTCCGTCTCGCTCAGCTCCCGGAAGGCCGCGAGGGCCTCGTCGTCGGTGACCGCGGCGTACTCACACCGGCCGACGGCGCGGAACATCGCGTGCTCGGGACCGACGCCGGGGTAGTCGAGGCCCGCGGAGACCGAGTGCACCTCGACGTCGTCGTCGATGACGCGCGTGCGCATCCCGTGGATCACGTCGTCCCGGCCGCTCGCGAGCGGGGCGGCGTGACGCTTCGAGTCCGCGCCCTCGCCGCCGCCCTCGGCCCCGTAGAACGCGACGCTGTCGTCGCGGAACGCGTGGAACAGACCGATGGCGTTCGACCCGCCGCCGACGCACGCGACCGCCGCGTCGGGGAGGCCGCCGGTCCGCTCGCGGAACTGTTCGCGCGCCTCCTCGCCGATCACGCTCTGGAAGTCGCGGACCATCCGGGGAAACGGGTCCGGCCCGACGACGCTCCCGACGAGGTAGTGGGTGTCCTCGACGTTCCCCGCGAAGTCCTCGAGCGCGGCGTCCACGGCGTCCGCGAGACCCGCATCGCCCCGGGTGACCGAATTGACCGTCGCCCCCATGAGGCGCATCCGGAACACGTTCATCTTCTGGCGCTCCACGTCCTTTTCCCCCATGTAGATCTCCGTGTCCAGGCCGAGCAGCGCCCCGACCATCGCGGTCGCGGTGCCGTGCTGGCCCGCGCCCGTCTCGGCGATGAGGCGGTCCTTCCCGGCGCGCTTCGCGAGCAGTCCCTGCCCGAGGCAGTTGTTAATCTTGTGCGCCCCGCCGTGGAGCAGGTCCTCCCGCTTCAGGTAGAACTCCGCCCCGTAGCGTTCGCTGAGGTTGCGCGCGTGGTAGAGCGGCGTCGGCCTGCCGGCGAACTCCTCGAGGAGCGCGCGGAATTCGGCCTGGAACTCCTCGCCGGTCCCGACGTCGTCGTACGCGGTCGCGAGTCGGTCGAGCGGTTCCCGGAGCGGTTCGGGGACGTGGCGTCCCCCGTAGCCGTCGAAGTCGCCTTCGGACATGTGGTACCCCTTCGAGGCTCGAGTGATACGCCTTACGTACTCGTCGATACCGACGGTCGGACGGCGGGCGTCGGGGAACTCCCCGTCGCCGACCCCGCCGGACCGGCGACATCGGTGTGCTTTTGTCGACACGAACCGCGGACACGAACCGAATGGCCCGCGACGAAGTCGAGCGACTGGATCCCGCGGCGGCGCTGGCGGCGTTCGGACGGGCGGTCTACTCCGATCTCGTCTCGATCGTGGTCCTCAGCGTGCTCTTCTCGCTCGTCTCCCTGCCCCTCGTGACGATCGGTGCCGCGACGATCGCGCTCGTCGAGACGCTCACGGACGTCGTCTCGGGCGAACTCGAGGGCGGCGGGGTGAGCGAGCGCGACAGGGTCGTCCACTTCCTCGAGACGTTCCGCGCTAACGTCCGTCGCGGCCTGCCGCTCAGCGTCCTGCTGCTCGCGGTCGTCGTCGTGACGGGGATCTACTCGACGATCGCGCTCGCGGCGCGGGACGCGTCGTTCCTGCTCGGGGCCGTCGTCGGACTCTACGCGACCGTGATCGCCGCCGCGCTCTGCCTCCGGACCGCCTCGCTGCTCGTTCGAGCGCCAGCAGACCGGCGACCGGCGATGCGCGCCGCGCTCCACGACGCCGCCTACCACCTGCTCGAGACGCCCTCCTTCTCCGTCCTCGTCCTCGTCTTCGCGTCCGTCCTCATCGCCCTCTGCGTCGCCCTCCAGGTCGCGGTCGTCCTCCTCCTCCCGGGACTGCTCGGCCTCCTCGAGGTCGTCTCGTTCGAGGAGACGAGCGGCGAGGGGGCACGCCGCGTCGTCCTGGCGTACCGGGGGGATCCGTCGTGACCCGCTACGAGATCCACGTCGCGAGCACCGTCCCGGTCGCCTTCCTCGCCGTCGCGCTCGGCTACCATCCGACCGTCGCCCTCCCGCTTCTCCTCGGCGCGCTGCTCCCGGAACTCGACGCGCGAACCGAGTCGACCCACCGGTCCTGGGCCCTCCACACGTTCCTCCCGCCGGCGCTCGTCTACGTCCTCGGACGCCGACTTGAGGCGTTCTCTGCGGTTCCCGCGCTCCTGACGGCGACGAACTTCCTCGCGCTCGGGATGGGCCTCCACTTCCTCGCGGACTACGTGTACCCGCGGCGGATGACCCACGAGGGGGCGGCGTGGCCGGTTCGGCCGGTCGGCATCTCGGCACCCTGGGGGCTCCTCTGGCTCGGCGTCTCCTGGACGGTCCAGTGGTTCCTCTACATCGTCCCGGAGTTCGCCCCCTGGCTGGTGGGGCTGTGATCCTCTTTTCCTCCGCCATCCCGCCACTGCCAGTCGTACCGGTCGTCGTTGATCTCCTCGATCGTGATCGTCGCCTTTGAGGGGACGTCAGTTGCTCGAGTCACAGGGACACTCGTGGCCCTGCGCGGAGCGACCGACGATGAAGGCGTGAACTTCTCTCGCAAGCATATACATCTTCTCGGCGCGGTCCGCGGCGGCGAGGCCGTCCTGATAGTACGTCTTCGCCCGGTGGTCACGCCAGAGGTCCGCGAGATCCTCGGCGGTCGATTCGGCGAAAATACCGGTCGCGGCTGCTTCCCAGTATACGCCGGGATGCGTGCCGGGCAAGTCGTCCGGCTGCATCGTCCCCCGCTCCAGCAGCCGGAACTCGACTGTTCGTTCGATAGCGACGAACGACGCCTCGATGACGAGGGTGTAGTAGCCTGCATCGTGGAGCGACGCGGCACCGGCAAGTAATCGACACGCCTTCCGGAGCTGAAGCAGGGCAGCATCGTCGACGTCGAGGCCGGACTCGATATCGATAGGACGGCGGTCGAACGCCGCCTGTACGTCGTCGATGTACTGCTCGATTCGGGCACTACTCATTGGTGAACGCCGCCTTGCGAATCGATTGAAGACGGTCATCGCCGTACACCGTAATCCCCTCTACGAAGATTTCACGAAGCTTCTCCCCGGCCCGCTGCGTGCTTTCTTTGGACTCGACGTACGGCTCGAAATCGAACCGGTCCCCGTCGAACCGTCGCTCGCTGAGCTCGGCGATGACGTCTGTGACGGCCCGCCGTGCGCTCGTTCGGTTGCCGTCGACGACGACGAACAGGTCGATATCACTCTGACGGTCGGCTTCGCCGCGGGCAACGCTCCCAAAGACGACGATCCCGAGAACCTCAGCTACATCGTCAGTATCGGCAATGGTTTCGCGAACTCGGTCGATAAACGCCCGTACTGGCCCGTGAAACTCCGGTTGCTCGATGGCGAGTATCGGGTCGTCTTTGTGCAACCGACGTGGGTCGATGGAGACGTAGTTGCGCTGTGGCGTCTCGCGGATGCGAACGGCACCGATACTGTCGAGCAAATCGACGGCCCGCCAGACCGTCGAGCGAGCGACCTCCGTCGCGTCGACGAGTTCGGAAATCGTAAATTCGGTCTCGTGAGCGTCGGCCAGCAAGCGGAGGATGTCGTCGGCCGCTTCAATCCGGAACGTGCCGGTATCGGCATCCGAATTGACGTCGATGCAGACAGTTATCCGCTGTTCCGCTATTTCAGACACTGTCTGATTTTGTGCAACGAGGTATAAATAAGTGCTGATGGCCGCAGTCAAAACGAGAACGAGGCAGTCGATTACAGCGACACGGCGGGGGTTAACGAGTCCGAACAGATCGATTCAGCAATCCCGATTGCACTGAACCGGACGTTGACGGCACTGCAGGCCGCGCAGTCGTCGATGAACGCACAGACCTGTAGCGACGTCTCCATCCCTTCAACCGTACCACATACCGCACATTCATACGCGGTGATGACTCGATCGCGAATGGGAGCACGTGTGGCGGTGCCACAGGACACCCCCAGTCGAGGGTCGAAACTCGCTCTGCCGACGTCTCGCGATCCTTCGGGTCCCGTGGGCCGCACAAGACCGAAGATCTTGTAGACGCCGGGAGTGCCAGTCCTGAAACCGAACTGGGGCAACCGGGTTCCTACTGTCATGGGACGCCCCGCCGTGAACGGCGGGCGAGGACGTCACACCGCTCCTCGGAACCAATTCACGGTGGATTCGAGCTACTGTTGCGGACAATACACTCAAAATCACGTTCAAAGAGCGCGACGAACACCGCGAGGCGGCACGCGAGCGACTGCGCCGCGCCTCGACGCGCCCCCACGAGGAGCGACGCTCCGTCCCGTTCAGCCAACACACTACTCCAGTAGTAACACATTTGTACGTGGGGCCGTAGGTTCGTGGCAGAGAATGGCAATCGCAGAGTACGATCACGTGACGAAGGTCTTCGACTCCGAGGACGGCGACGTCGTCGCGATCGAGGACCTGAACGTCGCGATCCGGGACGGCGAGTTCCTCGTGCTGGTCGGTCCCTCGGGGTGTGGAAAGTCGACGACCCTCCGTCTCCTCGCCGGGCTGGAGACGGTGACCGACGGCGAGATCCGGATCGGCGGGGAGGTGATCAACGACGAGAAACCGAAGGATCGGGACATCGCGATGGTGTTCCAGAACTACGCGCTCTACCCGCACAAGACGGCCCGCGAGAACATCGCGTTCGGCCTCGAGATGACGACCTCGCTCTCCGGCGAGGAGATCTCCCGGCGCGTCGAGCGGGCGGCGTCGATGCTCGACATCGAGGAGTTGCTGGACCGACGGCCCAAGGCGCTCTCCGGCGGGCAGAAACAGCGCGTCGCGCTCGGCCGCGCCATCGTCCGCGAGCCGACGGTGTTCCTGATGGACGAGCCGCTGTCGAACCTCGACGCCAAGCTCCGGACGGACATGCGCGCCGAACTCCAGCAGCTGCACGACCAGCTCGACGTGGCGACCGTCTACGTGACCCACGACCAGACGGAGGCGATGACGATGGGCGACCGCATCGCCGTGATGAACGACGGCGAACTCCAGCAGCTCGGAACGCCCCTCGAGTGCTACTACGAGCCGGCCAACGAGTTCGTCGCCGGCTTCATCGGCTCGCCCTCGATGAACTTCCTGCGTCTCGAGTTCGACCCGGAGACGGGGCGCGGACTCGGCGAGGACCTGTCCTACGAGTTCACCGACGAACAGCGCCGCGAGATACGCGCTGTCACCGGCGGCGAGGGGCGTATCACGCTCGGGATCCGTCCGGAGGACGTCCAGCTCGCGACGACGGACGGGTCGGACACCGTGCCGGCGACCGTGGACGTCGTCGAGCCGATGGGCCGCGAGAGCATCCTCCACTTCGACGTGGACGGGACGGAGATGACCGCCGCCGTTCCCGGCGACCTCACCATCGAGCACGGCGACACCCTCCGCTTTCGCTTCCCGCACGACCAGATCCACGCCTTCGCCGACGACGGCGAGGCGATCTTCACCCGCTCTCGCGAGGGCCAATCGCTCCCCGACGGGGTCAAGCTGTAGGAAAAGGCTGAAACGCGCCGCCCCCTCGAACCTCGACATGGATACCGAAACGCTCCGTGAGACGCTGGAGGGGACGGGACTCACGCAGTACGAGGCGGACGCGTACATCGCCGTCCTGGAGTTAGGGAGCGCCCCGGCGACGGAGATATCGGACACGTGTGGGGTGCCACAGGCGCGGATCTACGACGTCCTCCGGAACCTCCAGCGGAAGGGGTTCGTCGAGACGTACCAGCAGGGGAGTCTGCACGCCCGCGCGCACGAACCGAACCGCATACTGGACGACCTCACGTCCTACGCCGAGACGGTGACCGAGGCGGCGGCCGAGATCCGGGAGCGGTGGGAGCGCCCGACGATCGAGAACCACCGGGTGAGCGTGTTGAAGCCGCTGTCGTCGATCCTCGACCGCGCGCGCGAGTCGATCGAGCGCGCGGAGGACGAGGTCAAACTGGCGGTGACGCCGGAAGAGTTCGAGGCGCTCGAGGAGGCACTGGCGACGGCGTACGAGCGCGACGTGACCGTCAAGCTCGCGCTCACGCCGGACACGAGCGGGGAGCGCGCCGTCGAGGATCTCGACTTCGACGGCGTCGCGACCGAGGTACGATACCGGGACCTGCCGACGCCGCTGCTCGTCCTCGTCGATCGGATGCACGTCTGTTTCGCCCCCGAGAAACCGCTACACCCGACACACGAGTACAGCCTCCTCGTCAACGACTACTCCTTCTCGCGGCTCTTCGACTGGTACTTCGCGACGGCGCTGTGGTGGTACTGGACCCCCGTCTACTCGGCCCGCGACGAGACCCTCCCCCGGACGTACACGTCGATCAGGGAGTGCATCCGCGACATCGATCGGTTTTCGGACGCGAACGAGGTCGTCGTCACGGTGCTCGGCAAGGAGCGCGGCAGTGAGACGGACCTCGAACTCACCGGGCGCGTCGTCGACGTCGAGTACGCCGGGGGCGACATGAGCGAGCCGCTGCTCGCCA
The window above is part of the Halomarina pelagica genome. Proteins encoded here:
- a CDS encoding polysaccharide deacetylase family protein, which gives rise to MRRRNETATPRRRNGERDDAKPLPEPGPGPRGVSPEYLGRFVAGGRLVDDMRDLSRWSGEEVAADDRIYFDGPRSLRYEARGRVALTGDYSDDPIDLSDATLSFAAYFHEPDDVEPTLYVTALAPDRDNWIRFEHPYLGLKNAGWQRFDVAPTRTKGSPDLSDVRALVLSMNPGDRLVRFWLDDVRAHPRPDRGKLIFRFDDTHEHHYTEYFPVLREYGYPAIEAVVLNHVGRPSRLSGLQLRELSNAGWDLCYHTTAHQNVTELSADELAADVAEMDMFFRKIAGERADVMVYPYGAYDGRSMDALAEHFDLAFGGGAPTNYALTNPMCVGSKGVDGDLAGAKELVDLAAEYRSLSVPLFHHFDPAAFEELVEHVRRRERAGEIDVLTATDLREYLGSLDRWGRARDS
- a CDS encoding YesL family protein, giving the protein MARDEVERLDPAAALAAFGRAVYSDLVSIVVLSVLFSLVSLPLVTIGAATIALVETLTDVVSGELEGGGVSERDRVVHFLETFRANVRRGLPLSVLLLAVVVVTGIYSTIALAARDASFLLGAVVGLYATVIAAALCLRTASLLVRAPADRRPAMRAALHDAAYHLLETPSFSVLVLVFASVLIALCVALQVAVVLLLPGLLGLLEVVSFEETSGEGARRVVLAYRGDPS
- a CDS encoding nucleotidyltransferase domain-containing protein, with translation MAEQRITVCIDVNSDADTGTFRIEAADDILRLLADAHETEFTISELVDATEVARSTVWRAVDLLDSIGAVRIRETPQRNYVSIDPRRLHKDDPILAIEQPEFHGPVRAFIDRVRETIADTDDVAEVLGIVVFGSVARGEADRQSDIDLFVVVDGNRTSARRAVTDVIAELSERRFDGDRFDFEPYVESKESTQRAGEKLREIFVEGITVYGDDRLQSIRKAAFTNE
- a CDS encoding ferritin-like domain-containing protein gives rise to the protein MTGEEVTELLRKAYTDELETVMNYLTNSIVLDGVRAEEIKDSLQADIQEELSHAQMIGERLKQLDERLPGSESFEARQHSLQPPEDTTNVIGVIEGVLDAEEDAIETYRSLVSAAREDDDPVTEDLAVTILTDEEAHRTEFRGYRKEYISEE
- the trpB gene encoding tryptophan synthase subunit beta yields the protein MSEGDFDGYGGRHVPEPLREPLDRLATAYDDVGTGEEFQAEFRALLEEFAGRPTPLYHARNLSERYGAEFYLKREDLLHGGAHKINNCLGQGLLAKRAGKDRLIAETGAGQHGTATAMVGALLGLDTEIYMGEKDVERQKMNVFRMRLMGATVNSVTRGDAGLADAVDAALEDFAGNVEDTHYLVGSVVGPDPFPRMVRDFQSVIGEEAREQFRERTGGLPDAAVACVGGGSNAIGLFHAFRDDSVAFYGAEGGGEGADSKRHAAPLASGRDDVIHGMRTRVIDDDVEVHSVSAGLDYPGVGPEHAMFRAVGRCEYAAVTDDEALAAFRELSETEGIIPALESSHAVARAIRLAETGEHDAILVNLSGRGDKDMETAAARFDL
- a CDS encoding TrmB family transcriptional regulator, encoding MDTETLRETLEGTGLTQYEADAYIAVLELGSAPATEISDTCGVPQARIYDVLRNLQRKGFVETYQQGSLHARAHEPNRILDDLTSYAETVTEAAAEIRERWERPTIENHRVSVLKPLSSILDRARESIERAEDEVKLAVTPEEFEALEEALATAYERDVTVKLALTPDTSGERAVEDLDFDGVATEVRYRDLPTPLLVLVDRMHVCFAPEKPLHPTHEYSLLVNDYSFSRLFDWYFATALWWYWTPVYSARDETLPRTYTSIRECIRDIDRFSDANEVVVTVLGKERGSETDLELTGRVVDVEYAGGDMSEPLLATFVERATIWLETDDGTYEVGGWGALFEEIEGRRFVVEAID
- a CDS encoding ABC transporter ATP-binding protein yields the protein MAIAEYDHVTKVFDSEDGDVVAIEDLNVAIRDGEFLVLVGPSGCGKSTTLRLLAGLETVTDGEIRIGGEVINDEKPKDRDIAMVFQNYALYPHKTARENIAFGLEMTTSLSGEEISRRVERAASMLDIEELLDRRPKALSGGQKQRVALGRAIVREPTVFLMDEPLSNLDAKLRTDMRAELQQLHDQLDVATVYVTHDQTEAMTMGDRIAVMNDGELQQLGTPLECYYEPANEFVAGFIGSPSMNFLRLEFDPETGRGLGEDLSYEFTDEQRREIRAVTGGEGRITLGIRPEDVQLATTDGSDTVPATVDVVEPMGRESILHFDVDGTEMTAAVPGDLTIEHGDTLRFRFPHDQIHAFADDGEAIFTRSREGQSLPDGVKL
- a CDS encoding PadR family transcriptional regulator → MTLFDLTGFQRDLLYVIAGLDRPSGQQIKQELEAATGREITHGRLYPNLDTLVNRSYVDKGEIDRRTNYYELSGEGHEALTARQDWEDNYLPFESSASSAA